From a single Bufo gargarizans isolate SCDJY-AF-19 unplaced genomic scaffold, ASM1485885v1 original_scaffold_1415_pilon, whole genome shotgun sequence genomic region:
- the LOC122923262 gene encoding uncharacterized protein LOC122923262: MSSDRSPAGPNPPPSAGDPSLPTTSAQALELQRSVSSAIIEAMGSMSSMISQTISQALATHAPGPSTQLPVLTNPQPTIEPPAQETLTGVIQATHDSALRSRKRALPRQAERTRKWKCARAQTDDIDSDVESDMEAYAEASGQSEGEMESEFPDDAGPRPSTSGSVGASATAPNTVSTLVDPSGIPLFDPDSLHHPRSAEWLPVAHVSDYLEHWVRRPLSKEARSKLRAECPRPLIPNKVCDTPSVDPKMTQFLAKTGWNPRKGLDSAIRSCQDKLLDIFGPLAKIFEMAESARADGSPIDPEELTGWIQRAICIAGSTNSSLAIERRKAILFKIDPKLANLALTESGRDAQGLLFGDSFIKDLSRYVGAFTALDKAQSSMRRVFQGRVSTRAGSSRGRLSGRSSFQARSSGRGSFNQRPPFQDQRNPPPFFPARGSLCRGQTPSLFPRLVQHYIRPVGFDHCTGVPHRAHGFTEPHSFSPTTSPSPTKQRARGLRAVFPFSKEGDREGPFRPEGRAQQHLPSSEERWANASGYKSPGPELRGALPPLQDGGYSPPSGLTDPRGLDGETGPQRCLSDGPDSRFVQGSPALLVEGRSVALHLPPVRPFFGAMVLYQAPASGRCLAAESGCTSSHLSGRHPHYASMSGGPASAPSMDVGPPFGSWFSTEPREVLPHAVSTDGIPGLHGGLCCGISQSPVREIADYPQGIETCPFSVVPVPASPGSHYWPVGLLHPGGVSSPPPLSGPSAPEDCSPSFRGLVRGHGGSGSGGSGVTSLVVRQLGSLERQSDLWISTGIHDRVGRESPGLGCPLRRCLHRGSVVGGREPSSHQRSGTPGGLVCHPQFLQWHGACLHPITYGQCVGGPLCQSPGRHPVGYLGATGEGVLVLLSLQGHHGAGGVPSGSTQRPGGSEFPLLHGRQRLEASAGDVLHDLGYLGPLRRGPLRVTAQYSPSQVLQLAPGSGGGGGGCVPSGLVFGSAIRVSSFRHDPEDAAAGSSSGCGVGGGDPLLGDSSMVPGSPGTPDGRASPPSGSDGSPPGPSGCSSPPAARRLPSAPGVPDLRTPGEVAGISEATRRLLDNAWAPGTRKSYRAAWGAWVSWCVERNLDPVSAPVTHLLQFLTSLFEAGKAYRTINLFRSAISSTHQGFDGVPAGQHPSVSRLLRGSRLARPPRPRFTTTWDVSLVLSFFSAWPENAALSLRQLSAKLLTLFCLISCKRVSDVRALDHDARSFSPEGVTFNITRRTKTNIRSVSYPCFPSSPALCPVACLREYESRTRTHRSATFRNCSSPSAILLARCLVPRWRVG, from the exons ATGTCTTCTGACCGCTCTCCTGCTGGGCCTAATCCCCCCCCATCTGCTGGGGATCCCAGCTTACCAACTACTAGTGCACAGGCCCTGGAGCTACAACGCTCAGTGTCTAGTGCTATTATTGAGGCAATGGGATCCATGTCTTCTATGATATCCCAAACCATCTCTCAGGCCCTAGCTACCCATGCCCCTGGCCCCTCTACTCAGTTGCCTGTACTCACTAACCCGCAGCCTACCATTGAACCTCCTGCCCAGGAGACCTTGACTGGTGTGATTCAAGCCACCCATGATAGCGCGcttagatcgcgcaaaagagccttgccGCGTCAGGCAGAACGGACGCGAAagtggaaatgtgctagagcacaaactGATGATATAGATTCGGATGTAGAATCTGATATGGAGGCTTATGCGGAGGCAAGCGGCCAATCTGAAGGGGAGATGGAATCTGAATTTCCAGATGATGCTGGCCCTAggccttccacctctgggtccGTGGGCGCCTCCGCCACTGCCCCTAACACGGTTTCTACCCTGGTGGACCCCTCAGGCATCCCATTATTTGATCCTGATtccctccaccaccctaggtcggCGGAGTGGCTGCCAGTGGCTCATGTGAGCGATTACCTGGAACATTGGGTGCGCCGTCCTCTTAGCAAAGAGGCGCGCAGCAAGCTCCGAGCTGAATGCCCCAGACCATTGATCCCCAACAAGGTCTGTGATACGCCATCTGTGGATCCAAAGATGACCCAGTTCTTGGCTAAAACCGGCTGGAACCCCCGCAAGGGGTTAGATTCCGCAATTAGGAGTTGTCAGGATAAACTCCTTGACATCTTTGGCCCCCTCGCCAAAATTtttgagatggccgaatcggccagagCGGACGGCTCTCCGATAGATCCGGAGGAGCTTACTGGCTGGATACAGAGGGCCATTTGTATCGCGGGCAGCACAAACTcctccctggccattgaacggcgtaaagccatTTTGTTTAAAATTGACCCGAAATTGGCCAACCTGGCACTCACTGAGTCAGGAAGGGATGCTCAGGGTCTGCTGTTCGGGGATTCCTTTATTAAGGACCTCAGCAGATACGTAGGGGCATTTACCGCcctggacaaggcccagtcctccatgaGAAGGgtctttcagggacgggtctccactagggccggcagtagtaggggccgtctgtccggccgctccagtttccaggcccgcagctcgggcagaggctccttcaatCAAAGACCGCCCTTCCAGGACCAAAGGAATCCTCCTCCGTTCTTtccggccaga GgttccttgtgtagggggcagactccgtctttgTTTCCACGTTTGGTCCAGCATTACATCAGACCCGTGGGTTTTGACCACTGTACAGGGGTTCCACATAGAGCTCACGGGTTCACCGAACCTCATTCCTTCTCCCCCACCACTTCCCCTAGCCCCACCAAACAGAGAGCTCGTGGACTTAGAGCTGTTTTCCCTTTTTCAAAAGAGGGCGATAGAGAGGGCCCCTTCCGCCCCGAGGGGCGTGCTCAGCAACATCTTCCTAGTTCAGAAGAAAGGTGGGCAAATGCGTCCGGTTATAAATCTCCGGGCCCTGAACTCCGTGGTGCgctaccgccacttcaagatggagggtattcacctccttcgggacttactgatcccaggggactggatggtgaaactggacctcaaagatgcctaTCTGACGGTCCCGATAGCCGCTTCGTCCAGGGATCTCCTGCGCTTCTTGTGGAAGGGCGAagtgtggcgcttcacttgcctcccGTTCGGCCTTTCTTCGGCGCCATGGTGCTTTACCAAGCTCCTGCGTCCGGTCGTTGCCTGGCTGCGGAGTCGGGGTGTACGTCTAGtcatctatctggacgacatcctcattatgcATCAATGTCAGGCGGCCCTGCTTCGGCACCTTCAATGGACGTCGGACCTCCTTTCGGCTCTTGGTTTTCTACTGAACCCCGAGAAGTCCTGCCTCACGCCGTCTCGACGGATGGAATTCCTGGGCTTCACGGTGGACTCTGTTGCGGAATCTCTCAGTCTCCCGTCAGAGAAATTGCGGACTATCCGCAAGGAATTGAGACATGCCCTTTCAGCGTCGTCCCTGTCCCTGCGTCACCTGGCTCGCATTATTGGCCTGTTGGcctcctccatccaggcggtgtttcCAGCCCCCCTCCATTATCGGGCCCTTCAGCGCCTGAAGATTGCTCACCTTCGTTCCGGGGCCTCGTTCGCGGACATGGTGGTTCTGGATCAGGAGGCTCGGGAGTAACTTCGTTGGTGGTTAGACAACTTGGaagcctggaacggcagagcgatcttTGGATTTCAACCGGAATTCACGATAGAGTCGGACGCGAGTCTCCtgggctggggtgcccactgcgaAGGTGTCTCCACCGGGGGTCGGTGGTCGGAGGCCGAGAGCCATCTTcacatcaacgctctggaactccTGGCGGGCTCGTTTGCCATCCGCAGTTTCTCCAATGGCATGGCGCATGCCTGCATCCGATTACgtatggacaatgtgtcggcggtccgctATGTCAATCACCTGGGCGGCACCCAGTCGGCTACCTTGGTGCGACTGGCGAAGGAGTTTTGGTCCTACtgtctctccagggacatcatggtgcaggcggagtaccttccgggtctACACAACGTCCGGGCGGATCGGAGTTCCCGCtgcttcacggacggcagcgactggaggctAGCGCCGGAGATGTTCTCCACGATCTCGGATACCTGGGGCCCTTGCGCCGTGGACCTCTTCGCGTCACGGCTCAAtactcaccttcccaggttcttcagctggcgcccggatccggaggcggaggcggtggatgcgttcCTTCAGGACTGGTCTTCGGCTCTGCAATACGCGTTTCCTCCTTTCGCCATGATCCCGAGGATGCTGCTGCAGGTTCGTCGTCAGGTTGCGGAGTTGGTGGTGGTGATCCCCTTCTGGGGGACTCAAGCATGGTACCCGGTTCTCCTGGAACTCCTGACGGACGTGCCTCTCCTCCTTCCGGGtcggacggatctcctccagggcCCTCTGGGTGCTCCTCACCCCCTGCTGCTCGACGGCTCCCTTCAGCTCCTGGCGTGCCGGATCTTCGGACTCCCGGAGAGGTCGCAGGcatttcggaggcaactagacgcctcctggacaacgcttgggctcccggcacccgaaaatcttaccgggcagcttggggagcttgggttagctggtgcgtggaacggaacCTTGATCCCGTTTCGGCGCCTGTGACCCATTTGCTGCAGTTCCTTACATCCCTTTTTGAGGCGGGAAAGGCTTATCGGACCATTAATTTGTTCCGTTCAGCGATTTCTTCGACTCATCAGGGTTTTGATGGCGTTCCGGCGGGTCAACACCCTTCGGTGTCACGCCTGCTACGTGGATCGCGcttggctcggcctcctcggccTCGCTTCACCACTACGTGGGACGTTTCCCTGGTCCTCTCTTTTTTCTCCGCGTGGCCTGAGAACGCGGCTCTTTCCCTCCGGCAACTGTCTGCCAAGTTGTTGACCCTCTTTTGTCTCATTTCTTGTAAGAGGGTTTCCGATGTCAGGGCTTTGGATCATGACGCTAGGTCCTTTTCTCCCGAGGGCGTCACGTTTAACATTACGCGGCGCACTAAGACTAATATTCGGTCTGTCTCTTATCCCTGTTTCCCGTCTTCCCCAGCGCTCTGTCCGGTAGCCTGTTTGCGGGAGTATGAGTCGCGTACTAGGACTCACCGCTCTGCAACGTTCCGCAACTGTTCCTCTCCATCCGCCATCCTTTTGGCCCGGTGTCTAGTCCCACGTTGGCGcgttggatga